The Desulfovibrio legallii genomic interval CCGTCGTCCGAAGAACCGATCTGCGCCGTATGCCCCGGCGGGCCCGCCACATAGGCCCAGCAATTGTGGGTTGCATCGGTGTGGCGACGTCGCAGCGCCTCCACAAAGGCCCGCGCCGCAGTCGGCCCCGACGTATGCGCGCTTTGAGCCAAAAAACGGCTGCGGCGAATGACAAGCTCGGTGCAGTGGGGCGCGTCTGGCGCAGCCGCAGGCACGGGATACCGGCTGCGAGGGGCGCTCATGCCCAGGCCCGGAAACAATGGGAAGCAGTGCAAAGCATGTCTTTTTGTAGCGGGGCCAGCAAATTATGGCAATGGCGCTGCCGATAAATTTTTTACTGAAAACGCTTTACAAACGGAATATTCTTCGTTAAATAGGAATCGTTCTCAATCAATAGCAACCTTAAGCAAATAAGGAGAAGACAATGAGCAAGACGCAGGACAATCTCATGGCGGCTTTCGCGGGCGAATCGCAGGCCAACCGCAAGTACCTGGCTTTCGCCCAGGTGGCGGACAAGGAAGGCCTGCCCCAGGTAGCCAAACTTTTCCGCGCCGCTGCGGCCGCCGAGACGGTTCACGCACACGCCCACCTGCGCAATGCCGGCAAAATCGGCGACACCGCCGCCAATCTCAAGTCCGCCATTGAGGGTGAAACGTACGAATTTACCCAGATGTACCCAGAAATGGTGAAGGAAGCCAAAGACGAAGGCCAGAACGCCATTGCCAAGTACTTCGGCTTTGCCAATGAGGTGGAAGGCGTGCATGCAGAGCTGTACAAAAAGGCGCTGGAGAACCCCGGTGGCCTGCCTGCTACGGACTACTACGTCTGCAAGATCTGCGGCTACACCCACGAAGGGCCCTGTGACGCCTGTCCCGTGTGTGGCGGCGGCGCGGCGGCTTTCTTTAAGGTTGATTAAGCCCGCACCGACAGTGCTGCAGGATTTTTATTCCTGATTGTGCTAACGCCCCTTTCTGCCAGAACTCTCCGGCAGGGAGGGGCTTTTAGCTGTGTTCTCCCCGCTTGGGAGAG includes:
- a CDS encoding rubrerythrin family protein, with the protein product MSKTQDNLMAAFAGESQANRKYLAFAQVADKEGLPQVAKLFRAAAAAETVHAHAHLRNAGKIGDTAANLKSAIEGETYEFTQMYPEMVKEAKDEGQNAIAKYFGFANEVEGVHAELYKKALENPGGLPATDYYVCKICGYTHEGPCDACPVCGGGAAAFFKVD